In Caretta caretta isolate rCarCar2 chromosome 4, rCarCar1.hap1, whole genome shotgun sequence, one genomic interval encodes:
- the NUDT9 gene encoding ADP-ribose pyrophosphatase, mitochondrial isoform X2 — MFPTSSPDSSVPVHWFHFYPVSMLSCYNPNENVHNKAHTSPYPGSKVERSKVPTDKVGWLVEWEDYRPVEYTAASVLAGPTWADPQISAKNFSPRFNEKDGQVERRSLSGLYEVENGRPRNPSGRTGLVGRGLLGRWGPNHAADPIITRWKRDSSGNKIIHPISGKNILQFVAIKRKDCGEWAIPGGMVDPGEKISATLKREFSEEALNSLQKSRAEKEEMEKQMNRLFNQEHFVVYKGYVDDPRNTDNAWIETEAVNYHDEPGETMDNLLLEAGDDAGKVKWVDISEKLKLYANHGNFIRLVAEKWGAHWNEDPVPGCHK, encoded by the exons ATGTTTCCTACTTCGTCTCCTGACAG CTCAGTTCCAGTACATTGGTTCCATTTTTACCCTGTCAGCATGTTGAGCTGTTACAATCCAAATGAAAATGTCCACAACAAAGCTCACACCTCCCCATATCCAGGGTCAAAGGTTGAGCGCAGCAAAGTACCTACTGATAAAGTGGGCTGGCTAGTTGAGTGGGAGGATTACAGACCTGTGGAATACACTGCAGCCTCTGTCTTGGCTGGACCTACGTGGGCAGATCCGCAGATCAG TGCCAAAAACTTTTCTCCCAGATTCAATGAGAAGGATGGACAAGTGGAGAGGAGGAGTCTGAGTGGCTTGTATGAGGTTGAAAATGGGAGGCCCAG AAATCCGTCAGGCAGGACGGGACTGGTGGGTCGAGGATTATTAGGGCGCTGGGGACCAAACCATGCTGCAGATCCTATTATAACTAG GTGGAAGAGAGATAGCAGTGGCAATAAAATAATTCACCCAATCTCTGGCAAGAACATTTTACAGTTTGTAGCAATCAAGAGGAAAGACTGTGGGGAATGGGCCATCCCAGGG ggtATGGTAGATCCAGGAGAGAAGATCAGTGCCACACTGAAACGAGAATTTAGTGAGGAGGCCTTAAACTCCTTACAGAAATCCAGAGCAGAGaaggaagagatggagaagcAAATGAACAGACTCTTCAACCAGGAACATTTTGTG GTGTATAAGGGATATGTGGATGATCCTCGTAATACAGATAATGCCTGGATAGAGACAGAAGCTGTGAACTACCATGACGAACCTG GTGAGACAATGGATAACTTGCTTCTGGAAGCAGGAGATGATGCTGGGAAAGTGAAATGGGTTGACATCAGTGAGAAACTCAAGCTATATGCAAATCATGGCAACTTCATCAGACTTGTAGCTGAGAAATGGGGAGCACACTGGAATGAAGACCCTGTTCCTGGCTGCCATAAGTGA
- the NUDT9 gene encoding ADP-ribose pyrophosphatase, mitochondrial isoform X3: protein MARWCLARTVTVVSLTVTLSAVAVRYPSCRLLHPLLHPFRELAYSAKNFSPRFNEKDGQVERRSLSGLYEVENGRPRNPSGRTGLVGRGLLGRWGPNHAADPIITRWKRDSSGNKIIHPISGKNILQFVAIKRKDCGEWAIPGGMVDPGEKISATLKREFSEEALNSLQKSRAEKEEMEKQMNRLFNQEHFVVYKGYVDDPRNTDNAWIETEAVNYHDEPGETMDNLLLEAGDDAGKVKWVDISEKLKLYANHGNFIRLVAEKWGAHWNEDPVPGCHK, encoded by the exons ATGGCAAGGTGGTGTCTGGCCCGGACTGTTACTGTGGTGTCCCTCACTGTAACTCTGTCTGCTGTTGCTGTCAGGTACCCTAGCTGCCGACTCCTCCACCCACTACTCCATCCATTCAGAGAGCTGGCCTACAG TGCCAAAAACTTTTCTCCCAGATTCAATGAGAAGGATGGACAAGTGGAGAGGAGGAGTCTGAGTGGCTTGTATGAGGTTGAAAATGGGAGGCCCAG AAATCCGTCAGGCAGGACGGGACTGGTGGGTCGAGGATTATTAGGGCGCTGGGGACCAAACCATGCTGCAGATCCTATTATAACTAG GTGGAAGAGAGATAGCAGTGGCAATAAAATAATTCACCCAATCTCTGGCAAGAACATTTTACAGTTTGTAGCAATCAAGAGGAAAGACTGTGGGGAATGGGCCATCCCAGGG ggtATGGTAGATCCAGGAGAGAAGATCAGTGCCACACTGAAACGAGAATTTAGTGAGGAGGCCTTAAACTCCTTACAGAAATCCAGAGCAGAGaaggaagagatggagaagcAAATGAACAGACTCTTCAACCAGGAACATTTTGTG GTGTATAAGGGATATGTGGATGATCCTCGTAATACAGATAATGCCTGGATAGAGACAGAAGCTGTGAACTACCATGACGAACCTG GTGAGACAATGGATAACTTGCTTCTGGAAGCAGGAGATGATGCTGGGAAAGTGAAATGGGTTGACATCAGTGAGAAACTCAAGCTATATGCAAATCATGGCAACTTCATCAGACTTGTAGCTGAGAAATGGGGAGCACACTGGAATGAAGACCCTGTTCCTGGCTGCCATAAGTGA
- the NUDT9 gene encoding ADP-ribose pyrophosphatase, mitochondrial isoform X1 codes for MARWCLARTVTVVSLTVTLSAVAVRYPSCRLLHPLLHPFRELAYSSVPVHWFHFYPVSMLSCYNPNENVHNKAHTSPYPGSKVERSKVPTDKVGWLVEWEDYRPVEYTAASVLAGPTWADPQISAKNFSPRFNEKDGQVERRSLSGLYEVENGRPRNPSGRTGLVGRGLLGRWGPNHAADPIITRWKRDSSGNKIIHPISGKNILQFVAIKRKDCGEWAIPGGMVDPGEKISATLKREFSEEALNSLQKSRAEKEEMEKQMNRLFNQEHFVVYKGYVDDPRNTDNAWIETEAVNYHDEPGETMDNLLLEAGDDAGKVKWVDISEKLKLYANHGNFIRLVAEKWGAHWNEDPVPGCHK; via the exons ATGGCAAGGTGGTGTCTGGCCCGGACTGTTACTGTGGTGTCCCTCACTGTAACTCTGTCTGCTGTTGCTGTCAGGTACCCTAGCTGCCGACTCCTCCACCCACTACTCCATCCATTCAGAGAGCTGGCCTACAG CTCAGTTCCAGTACATTGGTTCCATTTTTACCCTGTCAGCATGTTGAGCTGTTACAATCCAAATGAAAATGTCCACAACAAAGCTCACACCTCCCCATATCCAGGGTCAAAGGTTGAGCGCAGCAAAGTACCTACTGATAAAGTGGGCTGGCTAGTTGAGTGGGAGGATTACAGACCTGTGGAATACACTGCAGCCTCTGTCTTGGCTGGACCTACGTGGGCAGATCCGCAGATCAG TGCCAAAAACTTTTCTCCCAGATTCAATGAGAAGGATGGACAAGTGGAGAGGAGGAGTCTGAGTGGCTTGTATGAGGTTGAAAATGGGAGGCCCAG AAATCCGTCAGGCAGGACGGGACTGGTGGGTCGAGGATTATTAGGGCGCTGGGGACCAAACCATGCTGCAGATCCTATTATAACTAG GTGGAAGAGAGATAGCAGTGGCAATAAAATAATTCACCCAATCTCTGGCAAGAACATTTTACAGTTTGTAGCAATCAAGAGGAAAGACTGTGGGGAATGGGCCATCCCAGGG ggtATGGTAGATCCAGGAGAGAAGATCAGTGCCACACTGAAACGAGAATTTAGTGAGGAGGCCTTAAACTCCTTACAGAAATCCAGAGCAGAGaaggaagagatggagaagcAAATGAACAGACTCTTCAACCAGGAACATTTTGTG GTGTATAAGGGATATGTGGATGATCCTCGTAATACAGATAATGCCTGGATAGAGACAGAAGCTGTGAACTACCATGACGAACCTG GTGAGACAATGGATAACTTGCTTCTGGAAGCAGGAGATGATGCTGGGAAAGTGAAATGGGTTGACATCAGTGAGAAACTCAAGCTATATGCAAATCATGGCAACTTCATCAGACTTGTAGCTGAGAAATGGGGAGCACACTGGAATGAAGACCCTGTTCCTGGCTGCCATAAGTGA